In the genome of Cryptomeria japonica chromosome 8, Sugi_1.0, whole genome shotgun sequence, one region contains:
- the LOC131066297 gene encoding uncharacterized protein LOC131066297, with the protein MIHKEFPRREEKEGVKDWEPPIIHCTHDNNYDFYDPFLGVSFEEQQYRHLRSQQEEDDSKWNTFVLEIAYISAQELGLARALKRQPDEILAKLSIERNIIIENSSENSKESKDGTSESKETTIPKYNPPYRKGVDQCFTSFHNPLYEQGSREGNRGHHNEHERGGWRKDTHYREGNDYDGTRQRNNNGNNGGNNNGNHGTGNGGNNSNYNNNGGNNKNNNNNGGNNGNHGNNGGNNNYGGNGNNRNKNVGNLNSQNNNQGYRRPTIIERYRQLDFTGIIGYPNKIPNDLRPDTLQQAFITVVTIENNMRVAGKGRDEDSSKEEKKYDVHQRRKNLQYSIQQVFSDDDEDTPTLRKLFKEEGVPSLRNLTEEEKKAFTIAAVEQVKSNYQVRNRNVNNEHGKPTCIFAKVTKSNGTNNDTTKGKDTSAKKGKEVE; encoded by the exons ATGATACATAAAGAGTTCCCTAGAAGGGAAGAAAAGGAAGGTGTCAAGGATTGGGAACCTCCAATTATTCACTGTACACATGATAACAATTATGATTTTTATGACCCTTTTTTAGGTGTTAGTTTTGAGGAGCAACAATATAGGCATCTCAGAAGCCAACAAGAGGAAGATGACTCAAAATGGAATACTTTTGTCCTCGAGATAGCATATATAAGTGCCCAGGAACTAGGATTGGCTCGTGCTTTGAAGAGACAACCTGATGAAATCTTAGCAAAGCTGAGTATAGAAAGGAATATCATTATTGAAAACAGTAGTGAAAATTCAAAAGAAAGTAAGGATGGAACAAGTGAATCCAAGGAAACTACTATCCCTAAATACAACCCCCCATATAGAAAAGGAGTTGATCAATGCTTCACAAGCTTTCATAATCCTTTATATGAACAAGGGAGTAGAGAAGGAAATAGAGGACATCATAATGAACATGAAAGAGGTGGTTGGAGAAAAGATACGCATTATAGGGAAGGAAATGACTATGATGGCACTAGACAAAGGAACAATAATGGAAATAATGGTGGCAATAATAATGGCAATCATGGGACTGGTAATGGTGGAAACAACAGTAATTATAATAATAATGGAGGTAATaacaaaaacaataataacaatggGGGTAACAATGGAAATCATGGTAACAATGGTGGTAATAATAATTATGGAGGAAATGGAAATAATAGAAATAAGAACGTTGGAAATCTAAATTCACAGAATAATAATCAAGGATATAGACGACCTACGATTATTGAAAGATACAGACAATTGGATTTCACTGGCATTATTGGTTATCCAAATAAAATCCCAAATGATTTAAG GCCTGATACTTTACAACAAGCTTTCATAACAGTTGTTACCATTGAGAATAACATGAGAGTTGCTGGGAAG GGAAGAGATGAGGATTCATCTAAGGAGGAGAAAAAATATGATGTGCATCAAAGAAGGAAGAATTTGCAATATAGTATACAACAGGtcttttctgatgatgatgaagatacccCTACCTTGAGAAAATTGTTTAAAGAGGAAGgagtgccttctttgagaaacttgactgaagaggagaagaaagcttTCACGATTGCAGCTGTAGAACAAGTGAAAAGCAATTATCAGGTGAGAAATAGGAATGTCAATAATGAGCATGGTAAGCCAACATGCATTTTTGCCAAGGTCACAAAATCAAATGGGACCAATAACGACACAACCAAGGGCAAAGATACAAGTGCCAAGAAAGGGAAAGAAGTAGAATAG